Below is a window of Tolypothrix bouteillei VB521301 DNA.
AGCTCAAGAAGCGTTGGGAAATATTTCTGGAGACCCAGAAGACAAAGCTGAAGGTAAAGCAAAGCAAGCTGAAAGCGAAGTACGTCATGGTGTTGAAGACGTAAAAGACAACATCAAGAGAAAGATTGACTAGTAGTCTGTCCCATTAATTTAGCTGGGTAAGTGAACGCATTACCCACTCTCGTTCCCAGGTTCTATCTGGGAACGCAGTTGGCGAGGCTCAGCCTCGCGATATTAGGAGGCGGAGCCTCCCGAGCAGGCATTCCCAGGCTGAGCCTGGAAACGAGGTGATTCCAATTTTTTAAATGCATCGCCTTTAATAAACTGCTCAATAGAACAATTTTGAAAATTTTTTTTGGAGGCAAGAAAAATGGGTTGGCTTCAACAGAGCCGTAGAATCTTGGTAGCTTCCGTTTTGATTTTAATCTTGACAATTACCACTGCTTGTTCGGGTGGTGCTGTAGCCCAAGTTAATCGCACAAATCATCAGCCTACAGTGAGTCGAGATCTCGCCTATGGTGAATTAGAGCGAGGGAATACTGCAGGCGGAGAAAGTTTTGGTAATTGGGTTGTCCAAGCATCGAAGGGGCTCATTTCAGATGCTTACGTGCGTGACAACAATAAGCTTGGGGTCGTCATTTCCTCTCAAGTTCCTCCCAATGAAGTTCGTTCTTTAGCAAAATCTCTCGTTGAAGGTTTTCATCGGAACTTTCCAAAACAAGATTTAACAGTTCTTGTATTTGCACCAGATAAACAGCGAATTTTGACTGTTCAATACGATGTGCAAACAAATCAAATTCAATATAGCTAATGGCTAATTGCTAATAGCTAATAGTCAAGGATATCTACAATCAACCATTAGCCGTTAGCCATTAGCCATTAGCAATTAATAAGGAGATTTCACAATGACTAGCAGCGAACAATATAGAAGTCAAATCATGAAAGATTTGGCTCAAGG
It encodes the following:
- a CDS encoding CsbD family protein — its product is MSIEDRAKATAKNIEGKAQEALGNISGDPEDKAEGKAKQAESEVRHGVEDVKDNIKRKID